In the genome of Anaerolineaceae bacterium oral taxon 439, the window CAACCCGCTTGAGTTTGAGGTCCATGAAACCGATTCGACCGGCACGGACCTGGCGTTTGTCCCGGCGAATTATACGAAGGCTGAAAGCGGGCTGAACGTGACGAACACGTATCAGTCGAGCGGTACGGTCACGGCGAATAAAGTCTGGCAGTCGGGTACCTCGCCGCATCCGTCGATCTGGTTCAAGCTGTACCGCCAGCTGGGCTCCAATCCGGTCGAAGAAGTTCCGGGCGCGGCGATTATCGAGCTCCCGGACGGAACGCTGCAGGCGGACTGGAGCGGCGTCGAGCTGACCGATTCGACCGGCGTCCCGTACGTCTTTACGGTCAGGGAAGTCGACGCGACCGGCGCCGACTGGGTCGTTCCGGGCTATGTCAAGATCGAACGCGACCTGACGGTCATCAATACGAAGAAGGGTATCCTGACGGTGGCGGTTGAAACCGATCCGGCGACCTCGGAATCGTTTGAAATCGCGGTGTCGAACGTCAACGGCGACAGCCATACGGAACGGATCGACAATAATCCGACCGACCCGACGTACCCGGATACGATGATCGTCACGGATATCCCGGCGGTCGAGCATACGGTCAGGATCAACGGTCTCGATCTCGACGCCTGGGAGGTGACGGCGATCAACTGTACGTCGCAGCCGTTAGACGGTTCAACGCCGCCGGCGCCGCTGACGATCGATCCGGAATTTAACTTCTCCGGCAAGATGACGGGCGTGTTCAAGATTCCGAACGTCCCGGATCAGGCGCAGCTGGCCTGCGGATACAAGCTCCGCAGTCTCGTCGGCGGGAAGATCACGGTCCACAACCAGACGCTTCCGAACCCGGCTCAGCCGGTCTACCCGACGTATCAGTACCTGGTGAGCGGCGCCGGTTACACGGATTTCAACCTGCTTGCCAACGATACGATCCCGAACGCGCAGGAAGTCGCTCCGGGCACGTATCAGATCAAACAGCTGAATATCGACGGATGGGTCACGATCGACGTGGTCGTCAAGAGCTCGATCGAAGGCCGCCGTCCGATGGTCAGTCTCAACGAAGAGCGCGTGGCGACGCCTCCGGCGCCGCTGGGCAGCGAAACCTTTACAGGCTGGCAGTCAGTCCTGACCTTTACGGTCCAACCGAAGGAGCAGGTGACAGTGACCTTCGTCAACGCGCCGAAGAATACGGTCATGATTCGCAAGGAGACGATCCCGTCCGGCGTCCCGAACAAGTTCTACTTCGCGGGCAAGCTGAGCGGTACGATCGGCGACGGCGAATACCTGATCCAGGCGAACATGACGCCGGAAGGCACGCAGTGGCAGATTACCGAACAGGGCGTTGAGTTCTGGAATCTGGTCGAAGTCAATTGTATCGAGCGCGGCGAGATCGGGAACACCCCGACTCACGGCGACGTCGGTACGGCCTCGGCTTACGTCGGGCTCGATGAAGGTGAAAGTATTATCTGTACCTTTGTCAACCGCCGCTACGGCGAAACGGTCGAGCATTACGATCCGCCGGTACCGGGCTTCACCGACTGGGCGGACGCCCTCCCGCGCACGGGCTTCACGCCGGGCCGGGTCACGGTCCTGCCGGAGCAGCCCGCGGCGAAGCTGTATCAGGATTCGAAGCTGACGCTGAATATTCCGGGGCTGAACCAGACGCTCGAAATCGCCGGGATCCCGAAACAGGATGGAACCTGGGACGTCAGCTGGCTGGGCAAGAAGGCGGGCTACCTCGAAGGGTCGGCGTATCCGACCTGGGACGGGAACTCGATCGTGACGGCGCATGTCTGGGACGCGTACAACAACCCGGGTCCGTTCTTCGGACTGAAGAACCTCCGCTACGGCGACCGCTTCACGATCACGGCTTACGGGAAGACGTACACGTACGAAATCCGTGAATCTGAGCAGCTGCTGGAAACGGATGTCGACCAGATGATGGTATCGAAAGAAGGCAGCTGGGTCACGCTGATGACCTGCGAAGCCTATGACGAAGGCGAGCAGAAGTACAAGTACCGCCGTCTCGTCCGCGGCGTCCTGATCGACGTCGAGTAACGAAACCCGGCGCGGGGAGAGCCGGCCCTATGGGGAGCCTTTCCCCCGCGACGCGGAACGGAGATTGAGTGAAATAGAAAACGGGCGTGAGATTCGCGCCCGTTTTCTATTGGAGGAGCACGCCCCGGTCCTTATTTTTGTTGCGGAAGGTGCCGGAAGGCTCATATTCCGCCTTAATTCCCGGATGAAAATGAGTATAATATCGGATAAGCGGAAAATCGCTTGGCGGGGATCGTTCCCGAGACGGAGGTTTTTCCGTTTTGGGGAAGGCCCTGTCGTTCGGGGAGGGGCAGCATGGAGGATCGCCGGAAATGGGCGTCTGAAGCGTCGAAAATCGATCCCGTTTTTTGGGGACATGCCGGAAAGATGACGGCGTTGATCGCGGGCGTGACGTTCGGATGTTTCCTGGGCGCGGTGCGTCTTGGCCAATGGCTCGACGGACGTGCCGGATCCGCTCCTTTGCTGACAATTCTGGCGGGGCTGTGCGGCATCGGCGTTTCGCTTTACCTGAACGTGAAAATTGCGTTCAGGACGATTGCCGCGATGAAATTGAAAGGAAATCCGCCGGCGGAAACGCGATTGGCGGACGGCGAAAGGGATTCTGACGATGACTGAAATAACGGCTGCGCCGGGAGGCGGAATCGAACCGGGGTCGGGAACCGGCGCGAAAAAAGAAAAGCGCTCTCCGGCGCTGACGCTCGTTCTCCTTGCGGCGCTGGTGGTTTTGAATATTGTCGCCGTCAGGGTTTATCCGCCGGTCAAGCCGGTCATCCGGGTCGTCCCAGAGTCATTGCTGGTGGGGGCGGGCGGCGAACCGGCGCCCTGGTTTACGATTCCGGGCGTGGGACCGGTATACCTGACGAATACGCTGATGGCGGTGTTCCTCGTTTTCGTGATCCTGATCGGATTGTCGATCGCGGTCCGTTTCCGGGTTAAGAGCGCGGTACGACGACCGTCCGGACTGATCCTGTACCTCGAAACGACGATGGACATGCTGACTGGAATGGTCAAAGGGTCGATCGATCCGAAATGGAGCGGGCGGATCCTGCCGTTTTACTTTACGTTCTTCTTTTACGTCCTGCTCGCGAATTTGACGAAGGTTCTCCCGTTTTTTGAGACGGTCGGTGTCGCGGTCCCCGCTGACGGCGGGCTGGCAGCCGAGCGCTGGACCCCCTGGCTTTACGCGGTTACGAACCGGATCGCCGGGGAGGGGGCGCAGGGCTATGAGCTCGTCAGCTTCTTCCGCGGCGCGTCGACGTCGCTGAATTTTACGCTGAGCCTGGCGATCGGGTCGGTCCTGATGATCCAGGCGTTCGGCGTTCGGGCCAATGGCTGGCGCTATTTTACGAAGTTCCTCCCGCTGGGGTATATCGCGATGTTGGGACGGCTGATCGGCGCGGGCCTGCAGGCGGGGATCGCGAAGCTGATTCTCCTTGTCCGCGGCGGCGATCCGCCGAAATCCGGCGAGGACCTCCTGGCGAAGGCTGACGGGAAAGCGCTGAAGGCGGAGGCGGAGCGTTTCCGGAAGAAGGCGGGCGGATTTTTTATCGACACGTTCGTCGGCGTTCTGGAGCTGGTTTCCGAAGCCGCGAAGGTTTTATCGTTCGCGTTCCGACTGTTTGGAAATATGTTTGCGGGCAGCGTGCTCCTGCTGTTCCTGGGGTACATGGTCCCGGTGGTATTGACATCGTTTTTACAGCTTTATGAGATGATTTTCGGGCTGATTCAGGCGTTTGTTTTCAGCATGCTGACGGCGATTTTTATGAACATGGCCGTTCAGCATGAGAAAGAGTAAAGATTCGGAAAAATCCGGGGGGAATTGAGAATGGATCCACAAGCGGCAAAATACATTGGTACGGGAATTGCGATGCTATCGCTGGCGGGCGCGGGCATATCGATCGGCATGATCGGAACGTCGGCGCTGAGCGGGATCGCGCGCAATCCGGAGGCGCAGGGAAATATCATGTCGGCGATGATTCTGGCGATCGCGTTCGCCGAATCGATCGCGATTTATGCGCTGGTGATCGCGTTCCTGATGCTGTTCAGTTAGTTCGAAAGCGGGTCAGATCATGGGTGCAGCATTCAGCGCTTTGGGGATCAACGCCGGGAACCTGTTCGTCAGTACGATCTGCCTGATCATCGCCTACCTGATCATCGCGCGGTTTATCGTCGGCCCGGTTCAGAAGGTCGCGAGCGAGCGGCAGGCGGTTATCGATTCCGGAATGGAAAACGCGCGCAAGTCGAAGCAGATGATCGCCGACGCGGAGCAGCGCGCCGCGGAGATTGTCAGCAGCGCCGAGGCGAAGGCGACCGAGATCATTAAGACGGCCACGGATCAGACGATTAAGCTCCGCGAGGATTACCAGGCGCAGCTTGACGCCGAAAACGTTAAGCAGCTCCGTAGTACGAAAGCCTACCTGGATCAGGAGCGGGATCTGATGCTGACGCACTTACGCGACCAGATCATCGATCTGTCGATTGTGGGGGCGAAGAAGTTGATTCAGGAGAACCTGAAAATCGATCCGGATAAACAGCGGCAAATGCTGATCGAGCTGTTTACCGGGATCCGTGACCGGAAGTTCTTGTCCGTCCCTGAGGAGCTTCAGTCGAACCTGCCGCGGATCGAAGTCACGACCGCGATCGCGCTGACCGACGACGAACGGGCGCTCGTTACTGAGGAGCTGAAGCCGCGTCTGAGCGACGACGGCGAGGTCGTTTTCCAGATCGACCCGAAAATTCTCGGCGGCGTCGTCGTTCATAGCGGCAATATCCTGATCGATCATTCGATTTCCGGCCGGGCGCGCGAGCTTCGCGACGCGCTTCATCAGTAAAATTTCGGAAGACGGAGCTTGGATTTGGCGGCTGTCCCAAAAGCCGGGACTTCGAAATGTTTAGGTGAATATTATCAAAGTATTTTTCTGATTAGAGGATAGCCATGCCCTTGCGAATGGCATAGAAAACAGGGGTATATGGCGTGGGAACCGGTGATTTTCCCCGGTTTCCACAAAAAAATTATCCAGAGTCAGTGTATTGAGCCTCCCTCCTGTTCCAGCGCACAGCGCGTAGGGGGAGACCTTTGGTCGAATGAGGGTTATTCAATGCACTGACGATTAAGTAGATGAATTTTATTGAAATAAAATTCGATTTGAGGCATTCTCTTTCGTTTCATAAAGGCGGGTATAATCGAACTATGCCGGTCGATTTCTTAAACCTCCTTCCGCAGATCCGCGATTTCAGCGATCACGCCGTCGAGCGGCAGTCGCAGGCGGAATCGAGCCTTTCCGCGCTCCGGACGTCGTTCGCGGCGTTAGCCGGGCGGACGGATATCGAAGCGCTCGTGCGCACGAATTTATCCGGGAAACAGGCAGCGCATATCGCGCTTCCGACCGATGAGGCGATCGACCGCGGCTTCCCGCTTCCGGAAAACGCGCGGCGTCCGGGGACGATTTTGGCCGCCGACGGGTCGCAGGTGATCCCCAATCGGCACGAGGAAATCCGTTTCGGGTTGATCAATATCGGATTATTCGAGACGCGGCCGGGTTCGGGAATCGTTCCGGTCGAGACGGTCACGACCGAGCTTCTCGACGAATTCAGTGACGGCGAGCGGCTCGACGAATTCCGCGTTTCGTACCTGCGCGATCTTTCTGAACGTTGCCTGATTGCGGAGGCTGTCGCCGGTCTGGCGTCCGATCGGGAGCCGGTCCTGGCGCTGACCGACGGTCCGATCTCGATCTTTCAGCTACGGAAGCCGGTGAGCGGGGCGGCGGGGGCGTTTTCGCCTGAGGACCGGCGCAGGATTGAAACCGCGTATCAGGTCATGGCGCGGCGCGGGGTCCTTTACGCCGGCTATATCGACCGTCCGGGTTCCGATCTCGTCGTCCGCATGGCGCAGACAGCGCTGAATCAGGAGACGTCGGAATCCGGCCCGAAAACGCTGACGGACGCTGGGCTTTTCGCGTCGGTTCTGGGACCGACCGAGCGTTCGGCGGTCTTCCAGCTGGCGACGGTGAATTCGGGGATGGATGACGAGGAAATTCTGGCGGTCTATTTCTTTTACCTGAACCTTCAGGGGGCGCAGCGGTTCCGGACGCGGAAGCGGGCTACGATTGCGCGCGTCGAAGTTCCGGATTGGGTCGCGCGCGAGCCGGCGTCGATCGACACGCTGCATGCGGCGCTGGTCGCGCAGGCGGGAATGATCGATGGGATGCTGTATCCCTACGCGCTCCAGCGGGCGCATGAAATCGCGCTGATCCGTGCCGGTGAGAAAGAGCGGATTAAACGGAAGCTGATGAACGAAATGATTCGGCGGGGAGGTTCGCCGCGGGATAAATCGGAAAAGCAGCGATCGAAAGACCTGATTAATTGAATCGAATCGGGTGGAGCCAATCGAGTGAAAAGGAGATGGATCGATGGGGCCAGAGGCAGTCGGAATCCCGTTTGGGCGAATCTTAACCAGTCATTTACGCGGCGCGTCGGCGGCGTTCCGCGTCGGAGCGGAGGAAATCCCGTCGTTCGGATCGCTTGTCCGCGTTGCGATCGGAAATCGCGGCGGCGATATTTTTGGACTGGTTGCCGATATCCGGATGGAAGAGGACGGCTTCCTTCGGCAGTTAGCTTCCGGAGCTGAACTCGACCCCGAAATTATTCTCGATTCCCGGGAAAACCGGAATGTCCCGATCGTGCTGACGGTTTTATTCGTCGGATCGCGCAGCGATGGGCGCGTTTCACACCTGCTTCCGCCGCGCCCGCCGCTGACGCTCGATGAGTTGTACGTTTGCTGCGACGCCGAGATCGTTGAATTCTGCGGCGGGGGGCGGTTCGGCTACTTCCGGCATCTTCTCCGCGGCGGAGATTATCCGGTCGAGGAACTCGTCGCGGCTCATTTCCGCGAAGCGATCCGCGCGCATGCGGCGGTTTTCGGTTCGGCAGAGGATTGGGAAAGGCGCGCGGTGGGCGAGATCATGAACCTGATGAACGGCGATTTTGACCGGTTGAACGACGTTCTGGGCGCGTTGAGCGATCTGGACGCGGCGGCCGGCGGGGAAAGGTAGGCGCGAAAAATGGGGTTGGAACGCGATTTAATCGGATACGTTATCGGCGGGAGCCTGAAAGAAGGGATTACCGTCCGGTTGACGGTTCCGGCGACGACGGTTCGCGAGGGCGGATTCGTCGTTATCGAGAGCCTGGGCGTTCGTTATTACGGGTTGTCGGTGAATTTGTCGCTGCGTTCGGCCGACCCGCGCTTCTCGCTGGAACGCGCGGAGCTGCGGTTTAAGCCGGTTTACGCGGCGATCCTGAACGAAAACGCGCTGTATACTGAAATGGAAGTGATGCCGGTCCTGATGCAGGAGGTCGGCGGCGATATTGACGATCCGGATTACCGGCCGCAGGATATCGAGAACCCGGGCGTCCTGCCGATCAAGACCGTTCCGGCGCACCATGCGCCCGTCTACCTTGCTTCCCGTTTCGACGTCGCGGCGGTTTTCAGCCTGCGTTCGGCCGGCGGAAAAAGCGACGCCAGCTTTGTGATCGGGACGACGCGCGAACAGGGCCATCCGGTCCATATCAACCTGAAAAAGCTGGTCGAGCGATCGTCGGGAATTTTCGGCGCGACCGGAACGGGGAAATCGTACCTGACGCGACTGATCCTGGCGGGGCTGCTGAAAAGCGGCGAAGCGTCCGTCCTGGTTTTCGATATGCATAACGAATATTCATATGGCGACCGGTCGCCGGATACCGGGAAAGAGGTCCCGGGGCTGAAGGATAAATTTGGACCGAAGGTCATGGTCGCCGGACTGGGCGCAGGCGCGAAAATCCGTTCCCGCCGGGTCGATATCGAGCTTGTCCTGAAAAGCTCCGACCTGTACCCGTCCGATATCGAGATGCTGACGGCAGAGCTGAATTTGCGCGATACGACCGGAACGACGCTGAACCAGCTGTTTCAGGCGTTCGGGACCGGCTGGTTCGAGGCGTTCCGGAAGCTGGGAAGCGGCGGCGAGGATGAACTGGCGCAGTGGGCGCGCGATAATAAGCTGCATGAAGGGGCGGTGTCGGCGCTGTATACGAAGTTGGGAAAGGTTTTCAGTAAGCCGTATATCCGCCCGAACGTTGCCGGCGATCCGGTCGGCAATATGATTAACGTCCTGTCGGCGGGAAAATCGGTCGTGCTGTCGTTCGGGGGTTATGAGTCGGATTTGGATTACCTGCTGGTGACGAACGTTCTGACGCGGCTGATCCGGGCCGAATGGGAACGGCGGACGAACGAGGGGTACCACGATCCGCTGAAAAATCCTTATCCGCTCGTGATCGCGCTTGAGGAGGCGCATAAGCTGCTGAATCGGGAAATGGCGTCGCAGACGGCGTTCGCGGCGATCGCGCGCGAGATGCGTAAGTATTCGGTGACGCTCCTGGTCATCGACCAGCGCCCGTCGCAGATTTATGACGAAGTTATGTCGCAGCTCGGGACGCGGATTTCGGGGTGGCTTGGCGACGACGGCGATATTGCGGCGGTGCTGTCTGGTTTGTCTGGGCGCGATACGCTGCGCGGAATGCTCTCCCGGCTCCAGCCGAAGGAAGAAGTGTTGCTCGTCGGTTACGGGGTGCCGATGCCGCTGCCGGTGCGTTCGCGGCGCTACGACGAGGCTTTCTGGCGCGAGCTGTTTGGAACGGAATCGGGGAAGCCCGAGGCATCCGCGTTAGCGGCGAAGAAATTTTTCGGATAAACCGCGGCGCCGCGTTCCCCGCGGCGGGTCAGCGGCGGCGAAGCTGGATTTCGCGCGTGTACATCACGAGCGTGCCGGACGCGGCGACGTTGAACGACATCGCGTTCACAGATTCGATTTCGACGACCGCGTCGCATTTTTTCAGGATCCGTTCCGGGAGGCCGTTCGCTTCCGAGCCGAGAAGATAAACCGCCATGGGCGGATGCGTAAAGGAGGCGAGCGGTTCGCCGCCGAATTCAACGCCGATCAGTCGCGCGCCGATCGGGCGATTAGCGCAGAAGTTTTCAAAGGTTTCGTAGCGGCGGAGCGGAATCCGATGATCCGCGTGCCAGAGGTTGGTCGGCTGCCGTCTCGGTTTGTTCCCGATCGTGAAAATACCGGCCGCGCCGAGCTGATACGCGCTTCGCCAGAGCGTCCCGACATTTTCCCAATGCAGCGGGTGAAACACGCCGATTTCAAAGTAACCGCGGTCGAGATCGATATCGATCATTTGGCTGCGGCTTCCTCGTCCGCGACTGCGCCTTCGCCTTCATCTCCGTTTTCGACAACGCGCCAGGGGCTGGCGTGATTGTCGGGCTGTTGAACGATGATCCCCAGTTCTTCGAGCTGGTACAGGATTTTCGAGGCGCGGGTGTAGCCGATTTCAAGCTCAGTGACGAGCGACGTCGCTGAAATCCGCCGGTTCCGGATCGCGGACCGGATCGCGGTCCCCAGCACGGAATCGGCGTTCTCGATCGTTTTCTCCCTGAACGTGTAGGTCTGGTTGAGCGGGTTGAACGTCCCGAGCCCGTCGTCGTCGGCGGGTTCGGCCGCCGGCCTGCTTTCCGCGAGCATGGCCTGCAGCGCGGTAAAGTTGCTGAGGACGGCGACTTCGCGCGCGCTGGTCGGGGTCAGGGCGCTCTGCGTTTTCCAGTAGGCGACCAGCCGCTGGATTTCCTTATTTGAAACGAACGCGCCCTGGAGCCGCTGCAGGTTTGGATTTTCAACCGTCATCAGCAGCATGTCGCCCTGTCCGAAAAGATGTTCCGCGCCGGGGCGGTCGAGAATAACCTGGCTGTCGATGTTGGACGGGACATGGAACGCGATCCGCGAGGGAAGGTTCCCCTTGATCGTCCCGGTGATGACTTCGCGGGAAGGGCGCTGCGTCGCGACGATCAGGTGGATCCCCATCGCGCGCGCCATCTGCGCCAGGCGGGTAACGCTTTGCTCGATTTCCGGACCGTTGGTCATCATCAGGCTCGCCAATTCATCGATCACGATCACGATGTACGGAAGCGCCTGATCCGGGTATTTCTGGTTGTAATCCTGTATATTGCGCGAATTCATGTCGCGGAAGTAGAGGTTCCGCCGTTCCATTTCCGCCAGCGCGTATTGAAGCGTGTCGGCGCTTTTATCGGTGTCCGTGATGACCGGCGTGAGCAGGTGCGGTACGCCGGCGTAAGCGGAGAGCTCGACGCGTTTCGGGTCGATCAGGATCAGCTTCAGTTTGTCGGGCGCGTTGTACATCAGCAGGTTCGCTAAAATGACGTTCAGGCAGACCGATTTCCCGGACCCGGTTTCACCGGCGATGAGCAGGTGCGGCATGCGCGTCAGGTCGATACAATGGACGTCACCGTTAATATCGATTCCCAGCGACATCGGCAGCCCGTTTCGATATTTTCGGAAGTCGCCTTTTCCAAGGATATCGCGGAGCGGGACGGTCGTCCGCTTCGGGTTCTGGACCTGCATTCCGATATACGTTTTCCCTGGAATTGGCGCTTCGATACGGAGCTGCCGGACCTCGAGGTTCATCTCCAGATCCTTGATCAGGCTTTCGATTTTGTTGACGCGGACGCGAACCTGCCGTCCGGCTTTTTCGACGAAACCGGGCTGAACGCCGAACTGGGTAAACGTCGGGCCGCAGCGGACGTCAACGACAGTCCCCGGGGCATTCTGCGATCGGAGAACTTCTTCGATGATTTCGGTTGAACGGCGGATAAATTCCGGGTCCTGCTGATTATCGTTGTTTTCCGGGACGGGGTCGAGAATGACCTCGGCGTCCGGCAGCGTCCATTCGGAACCGGAATGCGCGACATCCGGCTGCCGGCGGCTGTCGGCGACGAGGCGTTCAAGGTTGGGGGCGACGAAAACGCGCGCCTTTGGCTTCGCCGGCTTCGCTTCGGCGGCCGGATCTCCCGCGCTGTCGCTGTTTCCGCTCGATTCGGCGGGTGAGATCTCGCTGAGGTATCCGTCAGCTTCAGGCTTGACCGGAGCGTCCGCTTCGTCCGGATCGTCTTCGATTCGCAGCGGCGGGAGGTCGGCCCGGGTTGCGAACGGCCGGACATGGATAATTCCGTCCTTGTCGCGGAGCGCTGGGTCGCCGGGCCTGGTTGGCGTGAATTCGGCCGCGCGTTTTCGCCGCGCGGTCGACGAAAACGTTTCTTCGGCCGCGTCTGGATCCGGTTCGTTTATTTCCGCGTTTACTTTTGGGCAGTCCTCCTCGTTTTGGGGAGGCGCTTCGGTCTCTTTCGTCTGGCGCTGTTGGAGGAAGGCTTTGAGCTTTGACTGGAAAGACAGTTCTTTTTCTTCGGCTTCCTTCGCGGCTTCGGAAAGCGGCCTGAGCTGGAGCTGCATCTCCGTTTCCGGCGCGACGTTTTCGTCGTCCGGGATCAGCAGCAGCGCCTTGATACGGCGGACGAGTTTCCGCGTGAAATTCAGCTTCATTTCCCAGTTTTCCGGCAGGAGCCGGACCGACTTGTCCCAGACCAGGAACGCGATCAGCATTCCAAGAAAGATCAGCAGGGTTGCCGTTCCGATCGTACCGATCGCTGCGACCGAAAACCGGTCGACCGCTGCCGCGGCCAGTCCGCCGCCGAATTCGACCGATTGGAACGGATGGCCGGTGACGTTGAAGCGCTGGATGACCCAGCTGATATAGAAGTAAACGCCGAGGAAAGCGGCGAAAAGCTTCCAGTTGAAGGAAAACGGTTTGGAATTAATCCTGCGGACGACCGCGAGATACAGGCCGCAGAAAAAGACGACGACAAGTCCGAACGAAGCTGTCCGACCGAAAAAGCGCGTTGCGAAATCTCCGAACCCATTCCCGAAAATCGTCTGTTCGCCGAAGCGAAGCTGTCCATAGGCGATCAGCGCAAAAAAAATCAGCGCGATTCCGGCGGCCGTTAACCCGATTTCGACCAGAACCGACGGCTTTGGGAGCGACGCGAGCGAGAATTTTGGCCTGAGCCAGGAGAGACCGGTTTTTTTCTGCTTCTGACGGGCGCGAATCGCCGGCTTTTTATCCTCGCGGAACGAGGGGCTGGCGGAGGTTTTTCTGGTTTTCGGGGCGCTTGCCGGCGTCGGTTTTTTTGCTTTTGTTGCCATATGTTCTATTATATCATTCGTCCCGGCCCGGTCGGGCCCGTACCAGGGTAGGCCCCGTACCAGGGCAGGCATAGCTTATAATTCTATAGGAAACTGATTTGGAATTTGTGGAGACAGGCGCTGATTGATGAACTTTTTTAAGATGAGGACAGGGTAAAAATGCGGATGGGCGTGAG includes:
- a CDS encoding ATP synthase F0 subunit C, which produces MDPQAAKYIGTGIAMLSLAGAGISIGMIGTSALSGIARNPEAQGNIMSAMILAIAFAESIAIYALVIAFLMLFS
- a CDS encoding ATP synthase F0 subunit B — protein: MGINAGNLFVSTICLIIAYLIIARFIVGPVQKVASERQAVIDSGMENARKSKQMIADAEQRAAEIVSSAEAKATEIIKTATDQTIKLREDYQAQLDAENVKQLRSTKAYLDQERDLMLTHLRDQIIDLSIVGAKKLIQENLKIDPDKQRQMLIELFTGIRDRKFLSVPEELQSNLPRIEVTTAIALTDDERALVTEELKPRLSDDGEVVFQIDPKILGGVVVHSGNILIDHSISGRARELRDALHQ